The following is a genomic window from Marinobacter sp. NP-4(2019).
GAGCTAGCATCATAGTGACTTTTGCAATATCAACTGCGAAAGGGTTTATATCTATCCCGAAAAAATTCCGAGAAGAGAGGAATCCAAAAGGTCGTTGCCGAGGATCAACACTTTTGTACTCAGTCGCCATTTTTTCATATATTTTTGCTTCAAGTCTCTTGAGCTCTCGATAAGCAATATACAAAAAGTTTCCACTCCCACAGGCAGGATCTAAAACAGTGAAGTTTTCAATTCTAACTAGCAATTGTTTCAGTCGACCTAATGTACTGGCAGATTCGATTTCCTTGGTCCACGGTTCAATAATTGTTGGACCTATCACCTTCATGATATCGACGGCACTGGTAAAGTGAGCACCTCGCGCATGCCGCTCCTCTTTTCCAAGAGAGTGTTCAAAAATAGTGCCGAAAATTTCTGGGCGAACCTTAGACCAATCGAATTGAGCCGCTTCTCTCAGGAGTTCCACTTCCTCTAGTGTTAACTCAACGTACGCCGGAGTCGAAAATAATCCTCCATTAAAGTACTGAACGCCTTTATAGCGCCCACCTTTCATGCCCCCTTCAGTATTCATTGCATGAAAGAGACCACCCAAAAGATCATGGGCGTCTTGTGGTGTTTTAATTTCTTCAAGCAATTGAGTTACAAAATATTTGTCAAGAAGGCCAATATCCTCCGCAAACAGTGCCATGAGAATTTGCAAGATGAAGCGTTGAGCGGCTGATCGCTCAACGCCTCGGGAGATAAGGGAATTAAAACAAGCCGCAAGTTGATCGGCGGCGTTTCGCGTCACCGTCTCTTGATGGTTACCGAATACTGGTTTGTTATCACCTGGAAAAAGAAAATTAAGAGGTCCATAGTGATTCGCTAAATCTTGTAGCCTAACCTTATCAACGGGTGTATCGAGCTGGGTCTCGAAATCATAGACCCAAAATTCGTCAAAATTACAAAGCATTGCGTATCGCGGACGGTTTGGTACCAACCTAGTCCAGTAATTGAAAGCTTGGGCGTAATGCTTTGAGAGGTCTTCGCCTCTTTTCTTCATTTCTATGACAATCACAGGCTTCCAAACTAGGTCGGCAAAAGACGTTCCGCCATTCGTTTTTTTTACGCGCTCTTCACAAGTTGCTCCTGCTTCTTTCAGGCCTGGCCAGCCAAAAGCCTGAAACATCCGATCTAGATAAACCTGTGCTTCGCCTTTTTCGTCACCCTTTATATGACGGTCCACCCAGTCAACGAATTCCTGAAGTTTTGTCGTCTTTTCCGCTGGACTGGTCATGTCTACTCCTTTGTTATAAATGCTTGCGAACGAATCAGCTCGAAATACTGGTGTTTTTTACATTACAGAAAAAGCAAATCACTAGAGCTAACGAAAGAAGGCTAACTACTTGAAAAGATTTTTGCTCGGCGCCCGAAACGAAAAGCCCCCCGAGGGTCGAGAGGTGTCCGTCCTGCAACTCTGGCGCCGAGTTCGCATCAAGATGGAAAATAAAGATAGCGCCTTTAGTTCTTCAGCGACTGCTTACGCCAAGAACTAACCGCTGTGGGTAAGTCGTTCTCAGCATCACTGCCTGACCAACAATCCCAAAATGGTATGGTGGCGCTCACAGGTTCATTGATAGGCTTGGCAACCCGAATTCGTGTAGGGAGCAGCGTCGCATCTCCCACCACAAGTGCCTCACCTGTATCCAATACCGGCAAGAGGTCTCCAAAGCTGCCTAGAGAGTCCGGTAAAAGGCGTTTAACGACCGACTGGTCTTCTCCGTTAGTGAGCCTCATTGCCACAACGTTGCTGCACTGACTGACCACTGTTCTGTTCAGCTCGGCCGGCCTTTGACTGATAACAACCAGCCCAACACCATATTTCCTGCCTTCTTTAGCCACTCTCTCAAAAATTTTCACCGAGTTATCAGTCGCGCTGGAATTGATATCTTGTGGAATATAAAGGTGGGCCTCGTCACAAAAAAGAGCAATGGGATGCCGACTCTCAAACGTTTGCCATTGCTGAATTGAAAATATTAGGCGCGCAACCATTCCGAGAATAAGGGGGAGGATATCCGACGGCACCTCAGAGAAGTCAACGACTTTAACGCCTCCCTTATCTTCCTTCTGTGCTGCCCTTCCACCCATCAACAAACCGACGAGCTGGTCCAGCCACTCAAATGCCAAAGACTCTTCGCCACTCGGGAACAAGAAACCAAGACGCCGATCCTCCGTTTTACTAGCAAAACGCTGTATCAAACGACTGAGCTTTCCGTTGAAATCACCTTTTATAGGTTTACCGCTGGAGCCTTTGACCATCTCATCGTTAAGCTCCTCTAGCTGATTCTTGACATCTTCGATTTTGAAGGGAATTGGGCTATCAATGGTAAAGTTCGCCAATACATCTTTGTGATTACCAGATTCCAGATACGCTTTCTTGGCCTCAACAATGGCTCGAGACATGACCATGGCCTGGTTCGGCGCATTTTGGTCAGTCCTGTCGACAAACATCGACAGTAGTGCCTCATAACTTAGTAACCAATAGGGTAAGTGAATTACCCCATCGCGTAGTCCTCGTTGCTCTTCAATATCACCTGGTCCAGCGACCCTTAGATGTTTGAACCCCTCGCTGGTCAGGGACCGATATTCTCCATGGATGTCAAATACAATAGCGTTGGCATTAGACAGGTCTGCGACTTGCTCAAGCATTCTGGCTGTAGTCCAAGATTTACCTGAGCCGGTACTGCCAACCACTACAGCGTGACGTTGAAAAAGCTTGTTTCCATTCAAGAACGCTTCAGCGTCTTGGTCTAAAGTGTAATTTCCCAAGGAAAGACGTTGGCCATCTCCACTAACCGAAGAAATCACCTGCATGAATTTAGTCAAACGCTCGCCCTCGAGAGAAAAACAATTGGCGTCAATTTCAGGCACTGTTTCCAAGGTACGTCGGAACACATCACGCTGAGTACCCATGACGTCTATCAAGGTACCGATTAGCGACACGCGAAGCATGTTTACTTCGGGCAACGCCTCTTCGACTCCCATGTTGTCAGGCTCAGATTCTTCAAGCTTGGTTTCTATGGCGGTTCTGGTAATTTTTTGAATTACCCCAATCAAATGCTGACCAGCAAGACTGCTTTGGAGAACAGCTAGTCGGTTAACTTGCAGTCGACGGAGAGATTCAACATCGTCCACTTGCACCACGACCGTTGCAGTATCTACGGAGATGACCTTCCCTAGCGCTTCATGATCTTCATAATCAAAAATGCTCACGTTCAAGCTCCAATCGTGACATCGAGAAATTTATCTAGTTGCCAAAGACTTTGATCGGGTAGATGAAACCCGTCGGGGGCGAAATGCGTGTAGATCATCGTGCCCCCCTCACATTCTTCCATTGCCAAGAACTGACGACACTTACCTTTGAACAGGAAATCCTTGGCAGTATCCGTAAGCTCCTTGGTGATTATTACAGTGGGGGTATTATTACCCCGGCATCTCTCAACTAACTTCGTCTGCAGATGCTCATCATTAAATCCGAACCCTATGCAGAGATAAGACCTAGCCGCATCAATCGCACTATCAGCAGCCCCAATAATGGTCCTGAAAGGTTCCTGATACCCCCTACGAAATTTGTCGACGCCAGGGGTAATCATAACGGGTGTATACCCCTCAGGTGTCTCCCAGCAGTTTGGAAAGAAGAAAACTTGGTCATCCCTATCTTTAAACCAATCAAAGGAGCCATGAACCTTCCAGATACAGACTGTCCGTACAGCTCTACCAGCCTGATGAACCCTCATATTTTCGTCTCTGGCTCTTCGATTAATGTATCCGTATTCAAACCCAGTGAAATAGGAATACCCCGCTAGGTCGGAAGCATACTCCGCAATGCGGTCATAGTTCGGAGTAACCACATGGATGGTTTGATGAGTACTCTGAAACAGGAAGTGATAAAGCCTTGATAGGGGCAGTGATTCTCTTTCGGATATTGCTCTCAAGAACACATCGTGATCGTGAGGAAACAGGAAGGAACGAGTTGAATGGACAATGTGGTCTGTAAGGTGTTCGGACAATCTTGTCTTGGTCAACGCTGACTCAAGGTCAAGCTGATCAAGCGATTCGCTAAACTGGTTCCAGCCTTGCGCATCTTCAGGGGACATACCTTTGGGCGGGTTTTCTTTGATATGCGCCCCTAGAGGCCACATTCCTGGGATTCCATGCGCTGCTGAAGCCCCGCTACCAAGAAGAACTACAGGTGTCTTTGACACACACTCTTGCGCAAACTCGATGGCTTTATCGAAATCTGACATTTGCTGGCATCCGTTCCCTGCCCCGTCCAAAAGAGGTAATACGAATAAACAAAATTGACGAAATTTGCAATCAAAAACTGTCTACATTATGTCTACATTTCAATTTATGGATTGAGCGCAGACTAAGAGCTTCAATTTAACTTATTGATTTATATGGTGCCCGGAGCCGGAATCGAACCGGCACGACCGTGAGGTCGAGAGATTTTAAGTCTCTTGTGTCTACCAATTTCACCATCCGGGCATTCGGAGGGAGGTTTTGAGGGGCAGAATTGTATAAGGCCGTGTGGGCTAACGCAATTCCAATTGCGTCTTCGGGTTTCTGCTGGTTGTTTTACAACCGCTTGACCTGGCGAAGAAAGATCACACCGGTTTAGCAGCCCTGCCCTTGTAGATATAGCCTGCGATCTTCGGGGTTTTCGGTACGTAGAGGTTCTCCAGCTCCAGGATGTTGAACCCCGCCTCCCTGAGCAGGTCCGCTATCGGACGGTTCAGGTGGCAGCCGCCGGCCAATTTCTTCCAGGTCGGGGTAATTCGATGTTGCCACTTGCGAACGCCCTGGTCACAGGACTCACCGTGTTCCAGGAACAGCAATTCTCCACCGGGTCTGAGTACCCGCTTCATCTGCTCCAGCGCGGCCTGCCAGTCCGGGATGGTGCACAGGGTAAACGTCAGCAGAACGGTGTCCACGCTGTCATCGGGCAGCGGGATTTTCTCTCCCGGCAGGTCCAGCCATTCCACTTTTACCGGTGACCGGCCAAGGTTCCCCCGGGCTTTACGGCGCATGCCTTCGGAGGGCTCCAGCCCGTAGACCAGGGTGACATTGTCCGGGTTGTAGAACTCAAGGTTGATGGCTGACCCCATGCCGACTTCCAGCACGACGCCCCTGGCGTTTGGCACCACCTGACTACGCAGCTTCATCACCTGGCCGACGGAGCATGCCCGGTCTATGATATGAGGCAGTATTTTGTCTTCGTAAAAGCTCATGGGGTTCACCATACTTGTTTTAGATCAAGGACAATGAATTCTGTCCTATTGGTTAGGGTCCTGTTTTTAGTAGCATGACCCGCATCTGCCGGTAATAACAACTTTACAACATGAGCTCAGGCAGCGGCCGAACGGGTGCGCTTTGCCCGTTTTTGTAACGTGTGGGTAGTTACCGGAGGGTTCCCATGGAACTAGATCCTCTCATCCTATCGCGAATTCAGTTCGCGTTTGTGGTGTCATTTCACGCCATTTTCCCGGTGTTTACCATCGGGCTTGCCTCCTTCATAGCCGTACTGGAAGGCCTTGCCTTTAAAACCCGAAACCCGATCTGGGAAAAGCTCTCGGCATTCTGGACCAAGGTCTTTGCCGTGGTCTTCGGTATGGGAGTGGTCTCCGGTATCGTGATGTCATTCCAATTCGGTACCAACTGGAGCAACTTTGCTCAGGCATCCGCCAACTATCTCGGCCCGATTCTGAGCTATGAGGTGATCACCGCTTTCTTCCTGGAAGCGGCTTTCCTGGGTGTACTGCTGTTCGGGCGTGACAAGGTTCCAGCCGGGGTTCACCTGTTTGCCGCGATCATGGTTGCCACCGGTACGTTCATTTCATCGTTCTGGATACTGTCAGCCAACAGCTGGATGCAGACCCCGGCCGGTACGGAACTTCGGGATGGCGTGTTCTATGTAACGTCCTGGAGTGAGGCTATTTTCAACCCCTCCTTCCCCTACCGGTTTCTGCATATGGGGTTGGCGTCATTCCTGACCGGTAGTTTTGTGGTTGCCGGGGTCAGTGCCTGGTACCTGCTCAAAGGCAGGGAGGTCGAGGCTAACCGCAAGGCACTGTCCATGTGTCTTTGGCTGTTGTTGTTTATTGCGCCGGCCCAGGCAGTAGTGGGCGATTTCCACGGCCTGAACACCCTGGAACACCAGCCTATGAAGGTCGCGGCGATGGAGGGTAACTGGGAAACGTCCCGCCATGTGCCGTTGTTGCTGTTTGCAATTCCGGATCAGGAAAACCAGACCAACCGGTTCGAGATTGCGATTCCCAGTCTGGCCAGCTTCATTCTGACCCACGAGTGGGACGGTGAAGTACCGGGTCTGAATGAGGTGGCAGTTGAGGAGCAGCCTCCGGTTGCGATTGTGTTCTGGTCTTTCCGGATCATGGTCGGTCTTGGCATGTTGATGATTCTGTTTGCGGTAACCGGCCTGGTGCTCCGTTCCGGCGGTCGTTACTGGCGTACCGGCTGGTACCTGCAGGGTTTGCGGTTCATGAGCATTGCACCGTTCATTGCCGTGCTCACCGGCTGGTTCGTCACCGAGGTGGGTCGGGCTCCGTGGCTGGTTTATGGGATGATGACTCAGGCTGAGTCCGTCACGCCCTCTCTGACCGGTGGCATGGCGTTGTTCACGCTCATCGGCTATATCGTGGTGTACGCTCTGGTGTTCTCTGCAGGCGTCTATTACCTGATGCGGGTGCTGTATGTGGGGCTGGAAGACAAGCACGATGAAGACGAGCATGAAGCAGAACGTCCGGCACGGCCGTTTTCGGCCACCCATGTGCCGTTTGAATACGGCAACGACAAGCCAAACAACCCCGCCAACCAGGGAGGTCACTGATTATGGAACTGTTTGATCTGCCCCTGATATGGGCGTTCATTATCGGCTTCGGCATCATCATGTATGTGCTGATGGACGGCTTCGATCTCGGGGTTGGCATTCTCTTCCCCTTTGCACCCAATGAGGAAAGCCGGGACACCATGATGAATTCGGTGGCCCCGGTGTGGGACGGTAACGAAACCTGGCTGGTTCTGGGTGGCGCCGGTCTGTTGGCGGCCTTTCCGATGGTGTATTCCATCTTCCTGCCCGCGCTTTACATCGGTGTGTTCCTGCTGCTGGCTGGTCTGATCTTCCGCGGCGTGGCGTTCGAGTTTCGGTTCAAGGCCCGCACCTCCCGCTATCTGTGGAACTGGGCTTTTGCCGGCGGCTCCACCGTGGCGGCGTTTGCCCAGGGCGCGGTGGTTGGCGCCTATATCCAGGGTTTTGAGACGGCCGATGGGGTTTACGTCGGGGGGGCTCTGGACTGGCTCACACCGTTCACCGTGCTTACGGGCCTCGGTATACTCGCCGGCTACGCCCTGCTCGGGTCCACCTGGTTGATCATGAAGACTGAGGGTCGGCTGCAGGAATGGGCCTACAGAATCACCCTGCCATTGTTGGCCGGGGTGCTGGTGGTGTTCGGCATTATCAGCGTCTGGACGCCGTTCGTGGACGATATGGTGCGGGAACGCTGGTTCTCCAATCTGTCCGTCATCTGGATTCTGCCGGTGCTGACACTGCTCTGTGCGTTCCAGATTTTCCGGTCGGTCCGCAACCGCTTCGAGGGTATGCCGTTTGTGGCGACCATGGGGTTGTTTATCTTCACCTACCTGGGCCTGATCGTCAGTCGCTGGCCGTATGTGGTGCCGCCGGAATACACGTTGTGGGACGCCGCTTCCGCCTATGAATCGCAACTGTTCCTGCTACTGGGCCTGTTGTTCGTGATTCCCATTGTGCTGGTCTATACCGCCTGGACCTACTGGGTGTTCCGGGGCAAGGTCCGCGCCGGGGAGGGCTATCACTAAGTGGCTGAACCGCAGGCTGGCAGTAGCGGAGAAAGGACCTCACCCACCAGCCAACGGACCGTCAGGCAATGGCTGTCGGAACTGGCCCGGGGCAACCGTCTGTGGATCCGCAGTACGGTTGTTGCGGGTACGGTTGCCGGCATTGCCACGATCGTGCAGATGGTCATTCTCGCCCGGATTATCCACCTGGGCGTCATCGATGAAGTTCCGGTTGCGGAACTCACTCCCCTCTTCCTCTGGCTAATCCTGGCGATCGTTATCCGTGCCACGGGGCAGGGTTTCCAGACCCGGCTTGCTGCCCGGTGCAGCGAGCGGGTCCGGCGTGATGCCCGCCGCCAGATTCACAAACACTGGCAGGCGACTGGGCCGGTTGCCCTGGGCCAGTCCTCGGCCGGCACCCTGGCGCGGGAATGGATTGATCATGTCGAAGCCCTGCACGGTTATTTTGCGCGGTTTCTGCCGCAAATGATCCTGTCGGTTGTGGTGCCGTTGCTGATTCTGATTCTGGTTTTCTGGCTGGACTGGTTGGCCGGAATGTTTCTGCTGTTATCAGCGCCCTTGATACCGCTGTTCATGGCGCTGGTGGGTATGGGCGCGGAGAAGCTGAACCAGCAGCATTTCGAGACCATCAGCCGGCTCTCGGGGCAGTTTCTGGACAAGGTGCGGGGGCTGACAACCCTTCAGCTTTTTGGTCAGACGGCCGACGCCACGGAGCTTATCCGTAAACGCTCGGACCATTACCGGCGCATCACCATGAAGACCCTGCGTGTGGCCTTCCTCTCTTCCGCGGTACTGGAGTTTTTTGCCTCCGTGGCTATTGCCGTGATTGCCATCTACATCGGTTTTGGCTTGCTGGGCTACATCACTTATGGCCCGTCGGAAGACCTGACCCTGTATTCCGGGCTGCTGATTCTATTGCTCGCTCCGGAGTTCTTT
Proteins encoded in this region:
- a CDS encoding SIR2 family protein — encoded protein: MSDFDKAIEFAQECVSKTPVVLLGSGASAAHGIPGMWPLGAHIKENPPKGMSPEDAQGWNQFSESLDQLDLESALTKTRLSEHLTDHIVHSTRSFLFPHDHDVFLRAISERESLPLSRLYHFLFQSTHQTIHVVTPNYDRIAEYASDLAGYSYFTGFEYGYINRRARDENMRVHQAGRAVRTVCIWKVHGSFDWFKDRDDQVFFFPNCWETPEGYTPVMITPGVDKFRRGYQEPFRTIIGAADSAIDAARSYLCIGFGFNDEHLQTKLVERCRGNNTPTVIITKELTDTAKDFLFKGKCRQFLAMEECEGGTMIYTHFAPDGFHLPDQSLWQLDKFLDVTIGA
- a CDS encoding class I SAM-dependent methyltransferase, whose protein sequence is MSFYEDKILPHIIDRACSVGQVMKLRSQVVPNARGVVLEVGMGSAINLEFYNPDNVTLVYGLEPSEGMRRKARGNLGRSPVKVEWLDLPGEKIPLPDDSVDTVLLTFTLCTIPDWQAALEQMKRVLRPGGELLFLEHGESCDQGVRKWQHRITPTWKKLAGGCHLNRPIADLLREAGFNILELENLYVPKTPKIAGYIYKGRAAKPV
- the cydD gene encoding thiol reductant ABC exporter subunit CydD; the protein is MAEPQAGSSGERTSPTSQRTVRQWLSELARGNRLWIRSTVVAGTVAGIATIVQMVILARIIHLGVIDEVPVAELTPLFLWLILAIVIRATGQGFQTRLAARCSERVRRDARRQIHKHWQATGPVALGQSSAGTLAREWIDHVEALHGYFARFLPQMILSVVVPLLILILVFWLDWLAGMFLLLSAPLIPLFMALVGMGAEKLNQQHFETISRLSGQFLDKVRGLTTLQLFGQTADATELIRKRSDHYRRITMKTLRVAFLSSAVLEFFASVAIAVIAIYIGFGLLGYITYGPSEDLTLYSGLLILLLAPEFFQPLRTLSQHYHDRAAALGAGAEILQRLRTPVDSHRHSQPVDAGNAGDVIELDSVSVAFRADHDVLKDVSLVIPRGDVIALTGPSGGGKSTLLHLLAGFMAPDSGRIHLFAQSPGSFRFGWLGQKGFLVQGTWADNLRLTTPDASDVAIDTALRNVGLGPLLDSRRDGINSLVSEDGQGLSGGQARRLSLARIFLADYDLILLDEPTAGLDSDSEVFVLEALHKLAVAGKTLIFSTHHQALLTLANRVLLVSAGEVRNA
- a CDS encoding cytochrome ubiquinol oxidase subunit I, whose protein sequence is MELDPLILSRIQFAFVVSFHAIFPVFTIGLASFIAVLEGLAFKTRNPIWEKLSAFWTKVFAVVFGMGVVSGIVMSFQFGTNWSNFAQASANYLGPILSYEVITAFFLEAAFLGVLLFGRDKVPAGVHLFAAIMVATGTFISSFWILSANSWMQTPAGTELRDGVFYVTSWSEAIFNPSFPYRFLHMGLASFLTGSFVVAGVSAWYLLKGREVEANRKALSMCLWLLLFIAPAQAVVGDFHGLNTLEHQPMKVAAMEGNWETSRHVPLLLFAIPDQENQTNRFEIAIPSLASFILTHEWDGEVPGLNEVAVEEQPPVAIVFWSFRIMVGLGMLMILFAVTGLVLRSGGRYWRTGWYLQGLRFMSIAPFIAVLTGWFVTEVGRAPWLVYGMMTQAESVTPSLTGGMALFTLIGYIVVYALVFSAGVYYLMRVLYVGLEDKHDEDEHEAERPARPFSATHVPFEYGNDKPNNPANQGGH
- a CDS encoding ATP-binding protein gives rise to the protein MSIFDYEDHEALGKVISVDTATVVVQVDDVESLRRLQVNRLAVLQSSLAGQHLIGVIQKITRTAIETKLEESEPDNMGVEEALPEVNMLRVSLIGTLIDVMGTQRDVFRRTLETVPEIDANCFSLEGERLTKFMQVISSVSGDGQRLSLGNYTLDQDAEAFLNGNKLFQRHAVVVGSTGSGKSWTTARMLEQVADLSNANAIVFDIHGEYRSLTSEGFKHLRVAGPGDIEEQRGLRDGVIHLPYWLLSYEALLSMFVDRTDQNAPNQAMVMSRAIVEAKKAYLESGNHKDVLANFTIDSPIPFKIEDVKNQLEELNDEMVKGSSGKPIKGDFNGKLSRLIQRFASKTEDRRLGFLFPSGEESLAFEWLDQLVGLLMGGRAAQKEDKGGVKVVDFSEVPSDILPLILGMVARLIFSIQQWQTFESRHPIALFCDEAHLYIPQDINSSATDNSVKIFERVAKEGRKYGVGLVVISQRPAELNRTVVSQCSNVVAMRLTNGEDQSVVKRLLPDSLGSFGDLLPVLDTGEALVVGDATLLPTRIRVAKPINEPVSATIPFWDCWSGSDAENDLPTAVSSWRKQSLKN
- the cydB gene encoding cytochrome d ubiquinol oxidase subunit II, translating into MELFDLPLIWAFIIGFGIIMYVLMDGFDLGVGILFPFAPNEESRDTMMNSVAPVWDGNETWLVLGGAGLLAAFPMVYSIFLPALYIGVFLLLAGLIFRGVAFEFRFKARTSRYLWNWAFAGGSTVAAFAQGAVVGAYIQGFETADGVYVGGALDWLTPFTVLTGLGILAGYALLGSTWLIMKTEGRLQEWAYRITLPLLAGVLVVFGIISVWTPFVDDMVRERWFSNLSVIWILPVLTLLCAFQIFRSVRNRFEGMPFVATMGLFIFTYLGLIVSRWPYVVPPEYTLWDAASAYESQLFLLLGLLFVIPIVLVYTAWTYWVFRGKVRAGEGYH